In Hymenobacter volaticus, the genomic window ACCGGCGCTACTCGCTAGCTCAATTGGTAGGCCGGCCAGGCTCTCCAGCCGAGCTGCGCCAAGCTGTAGAGCAAAAGCACATCGTTCGGCGCAACTACTGGCTGGGCACTGACAAAGCGGGCCGTGACGAGTTGAGCCGTTTGCTGCTGGGCACGCGTATCTCGCTCGGTATCGGACTGGTAGCCGTCCTGATTTCGCTGGTACTAGGCATGGCCATTGGGGCGGTAGCAGGCTACGTCGGCGGTTGGCTCGATAGTTTGCTTTTAGGAGTGATGACCGTGGTGTGGAGTATCCCGGGTATTATGCTCGTCATTGCTATTTCGCTGGCCCTCGATTCGAAAGGCGTCTGGACTTCTTTCGTCGCCGTGGGCCTGACTATGTGGGTGGATGTCGCCCGCGTGGTGCGGGGCCAGATGCTGAGCTTGCGGGAAAAAACCTTCGTAGAAGCTGGTCGTGTGTTGGGTTTACCGCAGAGCCGTCTTATTGCCCGCCATTTGCTGCCCAACATGACGGGGCCGCTGATTGTCATTGCAACTAGTAATTTTGCGGCGGCCATCCTGTTGGAAGCAGGGTTGAGCTTTTTGGGTTTGGGCGTGCAGCCACCGGCGCCATCATGGGGGCTCATGGTGAACGAAGGATTTCAGCTGTTAGGTACTGAAGCTGGCTTGTGGCTCACGCTATTGCCAGGATTAGCTATTAGCTTGCTAGTACTTAGCTTCAACCTTCTTGGCAACGGCCTCCGCGATGCTTATGACCCCAAAACGCCTATAAACGGCTAA contains:
- a CDS encoding ABC transporter permease, producing the protein MAGLGFILLCTLVALLGYWILPDNSPNANNSLVQLQKESPGFRATILRLPVAEAASSPTADNPFTIWLRGRTFRYQETPIESYRFEGDSLFTQPYRNHSALADQHRRYSLAQLVGRPGSPAELRQAVEQKHIVRRNYWLGTDKAGRDELSRLLLGTRISLGIGLVAVLISLVLGMAIGAVAGYVGGWLDSLLLGVMTVVWSIPGIMLVIAISLALDSKGVWTSFVAVGLTMWVDVARVVRGQMLSLREKTFVEAGRVLGLPQSRLIARHLLPNMTGPLIVIATSNFAAAILLEAGLSFLGLGVQPPAPSWGLMVNEGFQLLGTEAGLWLTLLPGLAISLLVLSFNLLGNGLRDAYDPKTPING